A region from the Neorhodopirellula lusitana genome encodes:
- a CDS encoding cation diffusion facilitator family transporter, with protein MNSSPNPAYRDATRAALLGLAVNFVLAIVKLAGGILGHSFALLSDAANSLGDVLTSLVVFVALRVAQKPADAEHPYGHSRIEAVAGSNIAVLILVSAIWIGWEAIQRFSSVHPIPPAWTLWIAGGNVAIKETLYRYKIRVGKRTGSLAIIANAWDHRNDAFCSLAVLVGLAIVRFGGPSFAWADEAAAMFVVAAIIWTAFGLLNQSCHELMDAQADDEIVSAIRATAEQVEGVQRVEQLRVRMAGLELFADIHLQVDPNETVFNGHRIGHQAKSRLLEEYPSLRDVLVHLEPFDETSTIDTE; from the coding sequence GTGAATTCTTCACCCAATCCTGCTTACCGCGATGCGACACGCGCGGCGTTGTTGGGTTTGGCGGTGAACTTTGTCTTGGCGATCGTCAAACTGGCCGGCGGCATCCTCGGCCATTCCTTTGCGTTACTTTCCGACGCTGCCAACTCGTTGGGGGATGTGCTGACATCGTTGGTCGTCTTCGTCGCGCTTCGCGTCGCCCAAAAACCCGCCGACGCGGAACATCCTTACGGGCACTCACGCATCGAGGCGGTCGCGGGTTCCAACATCGCGGTCCTGATTCTCGTGTCCGCCATCTGGATCGGGTGGGAAGCCATCCAGCGTTTCTCCAGTGTGCATCCGATCCCGCCGGCCTGGACGCTCTGGATCGCCGGCGGCAACGTTGCCATCAAGGAAACGCTTTACCGATACAAGATCCGCGTCGGAAAACGAACCGGTTCGCTCGCCATCATCGCCAACGCTTGGGACCACCGTAACGACGCGTTCTGTTCCCTGGCCGTCTTAGTGGGTCTGGCGATCGTGCGGTTCGGCGGGCCGAGTTTTGCGTGGGCCGATGAGGCTGCTGCCATGTTTGTCGTCGCCGCCATCATCTGGACCGCATTCGGCTTGCTAAATCAAAGCTGCCACGAGCTAATGGACGCACAAGCCGATGACGAAATCGTCTCCGCCATCCGCGCCACCGCCGAACAAGTCGAGGGCGTGCAAAGAGTGGAACAGCTTCGTGTTCGTATGGCAGGGCTGGAACTGTTCGCGGACATCCACTTGCAAGTGGATCCTAACGAAACCGTCTTTAACGGCCACCGCATTGGACACCAAGCGAAGTCACGCTTGCTAGAAGAGTATCCCAGTCTGCGGGACGTGCTGGTTCACTTGGAACCGTTCGACGAGACATCGACCATCGATACCGAGTGA
- a CDS encoding DUF1573 domain-containing protein — translation MLRSCFWLACVGFLTAASSVNAMGDWTDTAFPIKSHDFGTVAVASKTEFAFPIYNTTGRDMHIQTVRASCGCTTPILSSNYIPAGGQATLLARFNTPTFRGKKGATLTVVIDQPFYTEVLLKVDGYIRSDMVFHPGAIEMGKINQGEAETGATKLYYAGRNDWQVVDMRANHPWLVPSFQQVERGPKNATYELTVQVREDAPEGFFQDEVIIQTNDRSMPRVPLRISGTVVTALNISPQSIAFGTVRQGQQIIQRLVITGREPFAIDSIECEGWDMQFENAGIAKKIHVVTVKMTPTAAKGTQRLPIVIKTAGDGAVTAKAILTADVQVEQVAAR, via the coding sequence ATGTTGCGTTCGTGTTTTTGGTTGGCTTGCGTCGGTTTCTTGACTGCTGCATCCTCAGTCAACGCTATGGGGGATTGGACGGACACCGCTTTCCCAATCAAGAGTCATGATTTCGGTACCGTGGCGGTCGCCTCGAAAACTGAGTTCGCCTTCCCGATCTACAACACGACCGGCCGCGACATGCACATCCAAACCGTGCGTGCTTCGTGCGGATGCACCACCCCGATCTTAAGCAGCAACTACATCCCCGCCGGCGGCCAAGCAACCCTGTTGGCTCGATTCAACACCCCCACCTTCCGTGGCAAGAAGGGTGCAACCCTGACCGTGGTTATCGACCAACCCTTCTACACCGAAGTGCTGTTGAAGGTTGATGGCTACATCCGCAGCGACATGGTCTTCCATCCCGGTGCCATCGAAATGGGTAAAATCAACCAAGGCGAAGCGGAAACCGGAGCAACCAAGCTCTACTACGCCGGACGCAACGACTGGCAAGTGGTCGACATGCGGGCCAATCATCCTTGGCTCGTGCCCTCGTTCCAACAAGTCGAACGCGGCCCCAAGAACGCGACCTACGAATTGACCGTCCAAGTTCGCGAAGACGCCCCCGAAGGCTTCTTCCAAGACGAAGTCATCATCCAAACCAACGACCGCAGCATGCCTCGCGTGCCGCTTCGTATTTCCGGCACCGTCGTCACCGCCCTGAACATCTCGCCGCAATCCATTGCCTTCGGAACCGTTCGCCAAGGGCAACAGATCATTCAGCGATTGGTGATCACCGGACGTGAACCGTTCGCAATCGATTCGATCGAGTGCGAAGGCTGGGACATGCAGTTCGAAAACGCTGGCATCGCCAAGAAGATTCACGTGGTCACCGTCAAGATGACCCCGACCGCAGCCAAAGGCACTCAGCGGTTGCCGATCGTGATCAAGACCGCAGGCGACGGAGCCGTGACGGCCAAGGCGATCCTGACCGCTGACGTGCAAGTTGAGCAAGTCGCCGCCCGCTAA
- a CDS encoding DUF1559 domain-containing protein — MKIPNAHTDSPATPTPSAESTRFTLRRKPEGFTLVELLVVIAIIGVLVGLLLPAVQAAREAARRMSCSNNLKQLGLSIHNYHSAYKQLPMHGGGTWADGAAVGSNRTNRMDLSIWVGLTPFFEQQAIWEQISNPLNGTWPAMGPETDEKTYEPWTTEIAALRCPSDPGTGLPSFGRTNYAACLGDSSVYMHMGPLGIVNFADDVSEYTVTLDANLSPHAEEARAACRGAFVAHKSTAFRDVLDGLSNTIFAGEIATDLGDNDIRTIASAEHGHDHGHGHAEEIHEEPDLCVHEGYIDDTRPSFWNAAAASTLANSDEGRGYRWASSATSFGGFNTILPPNRELCFGGTAMQDGMASTSSRHQGGVHVLMGDGAVKFLTDSIEAGDVHDANVHKGGVDHSAPGSKSPYGLWGSLGTRASRETISEEF; from the coding sequence ATGAAGATTCCCAACGCACACACTGACTCCCCGGCTACGCCGACACCGTCCGCCGAATCCACACGCTTCACGCTTCGCCGCAAGCCGGAAGGCTTCACGCTCGTTGAGCTGCTTGTCGTGATCGCCATCATCGGCGTCCTCGTCGGCTTATTGCTTCCTGCTGTCCAAGCCGCCCGTGAAGCCGCCCGCCGGATGAGCTGCAGCAACAACCTGAAGCAACTCGGGTTGTCGATCCACAACTACCATTCCGCCTACAAGCAATTGCCCATGCACGGCGGCGGCACCTGGGCCGACGGGGCCGCGGTAGGTAGCAACCGCACCAATCGCATGGACCTTTCCATCTGGGTTGGGCTCACTCCCTTCTTCGAACAACAAGCAATCTGGGAACAGATCAGCAATCCTCTCAACGGAACCTGGCCTGCAATGGGGCCTGAGACCGACGAGAAGACCTACGAACCCTGGACAACAGAGATCGCTGCCCTGCGTTGCCCAAGCGACCCAGGAACAGGATTACCCAGCTTCGGACGCACGAACTATGCAGCCTGCTTGGGCGACTCGAGTGTTTACATGCACATGGGACCACTCGGAATTGTTAACTTTGCCGACGACGTTTCCGAATACACAGTCACACTTGACGCCAACTTGTCGCCCCACGCCGAGGAAGCCAGGGCGGCTTGTCGAGGAGCATTCGTTGCACACAAATCAACCGCATTTCGCGATGTTCTCGATGGCCTGTCCAACACGATCTTCGCAGGCGAAATCGCGACTGACCTAGGCGACAATGACATCCGCACGATCGCCTCGGCTGAACACGGCCACGACCACGGACACGGCCACGCTGAAGAAATTCACGAAGAACCGGATCTGTGCGTCCACGAAGGTTACATCGACGATACCCGACCAAGCTTCTGGAACGCCGCTGCCGCTTCCACGCTGGCAAATTCGGATGAAGGCCGCGGATATCGCTGGGCATCCAGCGCGACCTCCTTTGGCGGATTCAACACGATCTTGCCACCCAACCGTGAACTGTGTTTCGGAGGCACTGCGATGCAAGACGGCATGGCATCGACGAGCAGCCGCCACCAGGGTGGCGTTCACGTCTTGATGGGCGACGGTGCCGTCAAGTTTCTGACCGATTCAATCGAGGCCGGTGACGTCCACGATGCAAACGTCCACAAGGGCGGAGTCGATCACAGCGCCCCTGGCTCCAAAAGCCCTTACGGATTGTGGGGCTCACTGGGCACACGTGCCTCGCGTGAAACGATCAGCGAGGAATTCTAG
- a CDS encoding phosphoribosylaminoimidazolesuccinocarboxamide synthase — protein sequence MNSQDKSSQTSSASDAYRFDSEGALLETQLPLPRRQGKVRDVYDLGDDLLIVSTDRISAFDYILPSGIPGKGALLTAMSRFWFDRMDDGTIGGGKIGHHLISTDVPEAVAKLVDPEPLRGRVMVARKAEVVPFECVVRGYLEGSGWRAYQDSGEICGVKLPAGLRQCDQLASPIFTPSTKAEAGHDENVSFEVMAEGAGIETSSSLRELSLMIYQDAARIAAERGILIADTKFEFGWFGEDDAAKKLIIIDEVLTPDSSRFWSADEYEPGRSQRSFDKQFVREWLLASDWDRNSEPPKLPAEIIEKTAARYREGFDRLVG from the coding sequence ATGAATAGCCAAGACAAATCTAGCCAAACAAGTTCTGCCTCGGACGCCTATCGATTCGATTCTGAGGGGGCGCTCCTGGAAACCCAATTGCCGCTACCCCGCCGGCAGGGGAAGGTGCGGGATGTTTACGATCTGGGCGACGACCTTTTAATCGTCAGCACGGACCGAATCAGCGCGTTTGACTACATCTTGCCGTCGGGGATCCCAGGCAAGGGTGCGTTGTTGACCGCGATGAGCCGGTTTTGGTTTGACCGGATGGATGACGGAACCATCGGTGGCGGCAAGATCGGGCATCACCTGATCAGCACCGATGTGCCGGAGGCGGTTGCCAAGTTGGTGGACCCCGAACCGCTGCGTGGCCGCGTGATGGTGGCTCGCAAGGCGGAAGTGGTTCCCTTTGAATGCGTTGTGCGGGGTTACCTGGAAGGTAGTGGCTGGCGAGCTTATCAGGATTCCGGTGAGATTTGCGGTGTGAAGCTGCCGGCCGGTTTGCGTCAATGTGATCAACTGGCCTCGCCGATTTTCACTCCTTCAACCAAAGCGGAAGCGGGGCACGATGAAAACGTGTCGTTCGAGGTGATGGCGGAAGGGGCGGGCATCGAAACGTCGTCGTCGTTGCGAGAGTTGAGCTTGATGATCTACCAAGATGCTGCTCGCATCGCAGCAGAACGTGGCATCCTGATCGCGGACACCAAGTTCGAGTTCGGTTGGTTCGGTGAAGACGACGCGGCAAAGAAGCTGATCATCATCGACGAAGTGCTGACCCCGGATAGCTCGCGGTTCTGGTCAGCGGATGAATACGAACCGGGACGCTCGCAGCGTTCGTTCGACAAACAGTTCGTGCGAGAGTGGTTGTTGGCGTCGGATTGGGATCGCAACAGCGAGCCGCCGAAGTTACCAGCCGAGATCATTGAAAAGACAGCAGCCCGCTATCGTGAAGGTTTTGACCGGCTGGTCGGTTGA
- a CDS encoding methylamine utilization protein — MRTQIFPTNSVIRRLSIAFAATACVSATLAAGTASAQDATLKMRFVYDGTPPKVENIDPNKDAEYCGKHVIPNEKMLVNPDNKGMRNVIVHVYTRSSGKDLPKTEAKNSTHVLANDQCRFEPHVVVAQSGDKLRITNPDEVGHNANLNFIRNTAQNLMIPAGQEKLVDLSDAEPAPIPVDCNIHPWMRAYVVVLEHPFADVSDADGNIVIEGLPAGKEITFAVRYEGGKLDEVKVGGKETDWKRQRFEVDLKAGVNDLGEILVPASAVSAD, encoded by the coding sequence TTGCGTACACAAATCTTCCCCACTAACTCAGTCATCCGTCGTCTCAGCATCGCGTTCGCCGCTACCGCTTGTGTCTCCGCGACACTCGCCGCTGGCACCGCATCCGCCCAAGACGCCACACTGAAGATGCGATTCGTTTACGACGGCACTCCTCCGAAGGTCGAAAACATCGACCCCAACAAGGATGCCGAGTACTGTGGCAAGCACGTCATTCCGAACGAAAAGATGCTTGTGAATCCCGACAACAAGGGCATGCGGAACGTGATCGTTCACGTTTACACTCGCTCCAGCGGCAAAGATTTGCCCAAGACGGAAGCCAAGAACAGCACCCACGTGCTTGCCAACGACCAGTGCCGATTTGAACCGCACGTCGTCGTCGCTCAATCCGGCGACAAGCTCCGGATCACCAACCCTGACGAAGTCGGGCACAACGCGAACCTGAACTTCATTCGCAACACAGCCCAAAACTTGATGATCCCTGCCGGCCAAGAAAAGCTGGTCGATCTCAGTGACGCCGAGCCTGCACCGATTCCAGTGGACTGCAACATCCACCCCTGGATGCGTGCCTACGTCGTCGTCCTGGAACACCCCTTCGCCGATGTCAGCGACGCTGACGGAAACATCGTCATCGAAGGCCTGCCCGCCGGCAAAGAAATCACCTTCGCCGTTCGCTACGAAGGCGGCAAGCTGGACGAAGTCAAAGTCGGCGGCAAGGAAACCGATTGGAAACGCCAACGATTCGAAGTCGACCTCAAAGCCGGCGTCAACGATCTCGGCGAAATCTTGGTTCCCGCCAGCGCAGTCTCCGCCGACTGA
- a CDS encoding FmdB family zinc ribbon protein encodes MPLYEFECGVCSEASGVSAAKEILVRSSDEAVVCPDCGSDQLVRLMSATAAPASGRSLPIGGPGSAESCAAPRCCGGGCQM; translated from the coding sequence ATGCCATTGTACGAGTTTGAATGTGGAGTGTGTTCGGAAGCAAGTGGAGTTTCCGCGGCCAAAGAGATTCTGGTCCGATCCTCGGACGAGGCCGTGGTGTGCCCCGATTGCGGTAGCGACCAGCTGGTGCGTTTGATGAGTGCCACCGCGGCTCCGGCGAGCGGCCGATCGCTGCCGATTGGTGGTCCTGGATCGGCCGAGAGCTGCGCGGCTCCGCGTTGTTGCGGCGGCGGTTGCCAGATGTAG
- a CDS encoding glycoside hydrolase family 10: MGQMHFYVPDAAADFFHQCHWQEAYLCGIEGVPWQSRNIFHPSNDPSVLPTEEHADQPEADGGGVLTLNRAVDTSAKLLLTCPVEGIGFRVLTTCSLRCVETPHNLLVELARGSCHRVRIQADTWQRGGLTLSEKFNQLIGQGVTAFLDAIQPTNSALKPETPEFEAEVTQSAIQAIALLEQAASELGELFATQSMAFRRTREPRLSTMMAVGVCPASRAETASAANSATNPDDTIGGLSAEESVVPGFGEDGIGQAFNAAAVRISWGDIENDSGSNDFGPVTRVLEACEQSGTRVIGGPIIDHRDGLLPDWLTLLGDDFEQLMSAMTQFVEATVNQFRGRVHLWNAAAGLNIVGPLSLDDEQIMRFSIGILQTIRRCDPNTPVIMSIDQPCGEYLARHANGISPIHFADALLRSGLGLAGIGLNFRFGYSKGQTHPRSPVEFAQLIDRWATLNSPLLVQLSVPAAPGEDADARMKVSPVALSPGMNGTLDCEHQSKAWADQQYAFARPLVQTLLAKQIVHAVVWDGWSDQLPHLSPHSGVIDGAGNARPILRYLTELREEVLM; the protein is encoded by the coding sequence ATGGGACAAATGCACTTCTATGTCCCCGATGCGGCAGCCGATTTTTTCCATCAGTGTCATTGGCAAGAGGCTTATCTGTGCGGCATTGAAGGCGTTCCCTGGCAAAGCCGGAACATCTTCCACCCCAGCAACGATCCTTCGGTCCTGCCCACTGAAGAACACGCTGACCAGCCCGAGGCGGATGGCGGTGGAGTCCTGACGCTCAATCGAGCCGTCGACACATCAGCCAAACTGCTACTGACCTGTCCAGTGGAAGGCATCGGCTTCCGCGTCCTGACGACGTGCTCGCTCCGCTGCGTCGAAACACCCCACAACCTGTTGGTCGAATTGGCTCGCGGCAGTTGCCACCGAGTTCGAATCCAAGCTGATACTTGGCAACGCGGGGGACTGACCCTGAGCGAGAAGTTCAACCAACTAATCGGCCAAGGCGTCACCGCATTCCTGGATGCGATCCAGCCCACCAACTCCGCCTTGAAACCGGAGACGCCTGAGTTCGAAGCCGAAGTGACCCAATCAGCGATTCAGGCGATCGCGCTACTCGAACAAGCCGCGTCGGAATTAGGCGAACTGTTTGCCACCCAGTCGATGGCTTTCCGGCGAACCCGCGAACCTCGCCTCAGTACGATGATGGCGGTCGGCGTTTGCCCCGCCTCTCGAGCCGAGACCGCCTCGGCCGCAAACTCGGCCACAAACCCGGACGACACGATCGGAGGCCTATCCGCTGAGGAATCGGTCGTGCCCGGTTTCGGCGAAGACGGCATCGGGCAAGCCTTCAACGCGGCCGCCGTTCGGATCAGCTGGGGCGACATCGAAAACGATTCTGGATCCAACGACTTCGGCCCCGTCACCCGCGTCTTGGAAGCTTGCGAGCAATCAGGCACCCGCGTCATCGGCGGCCCCATCATCGATCACCGCGACGGCCTACTGCCCGATTGGCTCACGCTGCTGGGCGATGATTTCGAACAACTGATGTCCGCGATGACACAGTTTGTTGAAGCCACGGTCAATCAGTTTCGCGGGCGAGTTCACCTGTGGAACGCCGCGGCGGGATTGAACATTGTCGGACCGCTTTCGCTCGACGACGAACAGATCATGCGGTTTTCGATCGGCATCCTGCAAACGATCCGGCGTTGCGACCCCAACACGCCCGTCATCATGTCCATCGACCAACCGTGTGGCGAGTACTTGGCACGACACGCCAACGGCATCTCACCGATTCATTTCGCTGACGCATTGTTGCGAAGCGGCCTGGGACTGGCGGGCATCGGCCTGAACTTCCGCTTCGGTTACTCCAAAGGCCAAACGCATCCTCGATCACCGGTCGAATTCGCTCAGCTGATTGATCGCTGGGCAACCCTGAATTCACCGTTGTTGGTACAGCTGTCCGTTCCCGCGGCTCCGGGCGAAGACGCGGACGCCCGCATGAAAGTCTCGCCGGTTGCCTTGTCGCCCGGCATGAACGGCACGCTGGATTGCGAACATCAATCCAAAGCCTGGGCCGATCAACAATACGCCTTCGCGCGGCCGCTCGTACAAACCTTGCTGGCCAAGCAAATTGTCCACGCCGTTGTTTGGGACGGCTGGTCGGACCAGCTTCCTCACCTCAGCCCGCACTCCGGCGTCATCGATGGAGCGGGTAACGCTCGCCCGATTCTGCGATACCTGACCGAACTTCGCGAAGAAGTCTTGATGTAA
- a CDS encoding class I SAM-dependent methyltransferase, whose translation MSCRYELVDFGDGRKLESLAGRLVDRPSPAAVSASRREPKLWRQADSRFDLMTKAWDHRTPWPEDTAIDAIGVDDQPWLRFPVQPTPFGHIGVFPEQEANWRWLQDSDSAGESSGRSSVPQALNLFAYTGGSTMALARAGFQVAHVDAAKPNVEAAKRLAQANGLGDAPVRYLVDDALAFVQREIRRGNRYHTIVMDPPAYGHGPKSKRKKRTRSADGEPARPAKQAKAWRIQRDLPELLTACLDLVTSRSFRILVTGHSAEMDQADVLDLLRRKIRNRRIGRLEPVFEAGRMSLPDRTGRSLDAGFFVRCSLNC comes from the coding sequence TTGTCTTGTCGCTATGAATTGGTCGATTTCGGTGACGGGCGTAAGTTGGAATCGCTGGCGGGGCGATTGGTCGATCGGCCGAGTCCGGCGGCGGTGTCGGCTTCGCGCCGGGAGCCGAAGTTGTGGCGGCAGGCTGATAGCCGATTTGATTTGATGACGAAGGCTTGGGACCATCGAACGCCCTGGCCCGAGGATACTGCGATCGATGCGATTGGGGTGGACGATCAGCCCTGGTTGCGGTTCCCTGTCCAGCCGACTCCGTTTGGGCACATCGGTGTGTTCCCGGAACAGGAGGCGAATTGGCGGTGGCTGCAGGATTCGGATTCCGCGGGAGAGTCGTCCGGTAGGTCTTCGGTTCCTCAGGCGTTGAACCTGTTTGCTTACACGGGTGGTTCGACGATGGCGCTGGCCCGGGCCGGGTTCCAGGTTGCTCACGTGGACGCGGCGAAGCCGAACGTGGAAGCGGCCAAGCGGTTGGCGCAGGCGAATGGTTTGGGTGACGCGCCGGTGCGTTATTTGGTGGATGATGCGTTGGCGTTTGTGCAGCGTGAAATTCGCCGAGGGAATCGCTATCACACGATCGTGATGGACCCGCCCGCTTATGGGCATGGCCCGAAGAGTAAGCGGAAGAAACGCACTCGGTCGGCGGATGGTGAACCGGCTCGGCCAGCGAAGCAGGCGAAGGCTTGGCGGATCCAGCGAGACTTGCCGGAACTGTTGACGGCGTGCTTGGACCTGGTGACGAGCCGATCGTTTCGAATCTTGGTGACGGGCCACTCGGCCGAGATGGATCAGGCTGACGTACTGGATCTGTTGCGGCGGAAGATTCGCAATCGCCGCATCGGGCGGTTGGAGCCGGTGTTTGAAGCGGGACGGATGTCGCTTCCTGATCGCACGGGCCGGTCGCTGGATGCGGGTTTCTTTGTGCGGTGCTCGCTGAATTGCTGA
- a CDS encoding MFS transporter — protein MNDTAQAATAEPRKSPIVMLLSAMMFLQFFAWGAWFATLSAAMDTHLLGAFIGGAYEAAPIAAIFAPLFLGLIADRFFASEKVMGVLMLIGGVIMLMIPGVAESASAFAAESADTMRAAGTYEPAAFLEMQSTENTSGKTLVWMILGYLLCYMPTLGLGNTIAFTHIPSQDEFPKIRVWGTIGWIVAGLTLGILGWSASYNIFWLGAGSSLALGLLCFALPHTPPPLHGQPMDVRSLFMVDAFKLLANWNFFVFAVCSTLICIPLAYYYGMTATYLNQTGFAEPGATMTVGQMSEIFFMLLIPFFFRRLGVKIMILVGMACWVVRYMLFAYAATEQTTWMLLLAVALHGICYDFFFVTGFMYTDQKASKAIRGQAQGLLVFLTQGIGMFFGYRIMAGGSLFGKIPLALTFGDYGKQVTSAPQYVEALGAARGEAEASSFLETFTKMFSRDIPESVDAGILSETMGQWQDFWISPAIMAAAIFVLFAVAFWDRTKTSDATSPGEPEAAGE, from the coding sequence ATGAACGACACAGCTCAAGCCGCTACCGCGGAACCTCGCAAGTCACCCATCGTGATGCTCCTTTCCGCGATGATGTTCCTTCAGTTCTTTGCCTGGGGAGCCTGGTTTGCGACCTTGTCCGCCGCCATGGACACACACCTTTTGGGTGCGTTTATCGGCGGTGCGTATGAAGCCGCACCGATCGCCGCGATCTTCGCACCGCTGTTCCTGGGCTTGATCGCCGACCGTTTCTTCGCATCCGAAAAAGTGATGGGCGTGCTGATGTTGATCGGCGGCGTCATCATGCTGATGATCCCCGGCGTTGCCGAATCCGCATCCGCGTTCGCCGCTGAATCAGCCGACACGATGCGAGCTGCCGGCACGTATGAACCTGCCGCGTTCTTAGAAATGCAGTCCACCGAAAACACGTCCGGCAAGACACTCGTTTGGATGATCCTGGGTTACCTGCTGTGCTACATGCCCACACTCGGACTGGGTAACACGATCGCCTTCACCCACATACCCAGCCAGGATGAGTTCCCCAAGATTCGGGTTTGGGGCACGATCGGCTGGATCGTCGCCGGCCTGACCCTCGGTATACTCGGTTGGTCCGCGTCCTACAACATTTTCTGGCTCGGTGCGGGTAGCTCATTGGCACTGGGGCTGCTTTGTTTCGCGTTGCCTCACACGCCACCACCACTGCATGGCCAGCCCATGGATGTTCGGTCGCTGTTCATGGTCGACGCATTCAAGCTGCTCGCCAACTGGAACTTCTTCGTCTTCGCCGTTTGCTCCACGCTGATTTGCATTCCGCTGGCGTATTACTACGGCATGACCGCGACCTACCTGAATCAAACCGGCTTCGCCGAACCGGGAGCGACCATGACGGTCGGACAAATGTCCGAGATCTTCTTCATGTTGCTGATCCCATTCTTCTTCCGCCGACTTGGCGTCAAGATCATGATCCTGGTCGGCATGGCGTGCTGGGTTGTGCGGTACATGCTGTTCGCCTACGCCGCAACGGAGCAAACCACTTGGATGCTATTGTTGGCCGTTGCCCTGCACGGGATCTGTTACGACTTCTTCTTCGTGACCGGTTTCATGTACACCGACCAAAAAGCGTCCAAGGCAATCCGTGGCCAAGCGCAAGGATTGCTGGTCTTCCTAACCCAAGGCATCGGGATGTTCTTCGGCTACCGAATCATGGCCGGCGGCAGTCTGTTCGGTAAGATTCCATTGGCACTGACCTTTGGCGATTACGGCAAGCAAGTCACCTCCGCCCCGCAGTACGTCGAAGCGTTAGGTGCCGCTCGCGGTGAAGCCGAAGCCTCGTCATTCTTGGAAACGTTCACCAAGATGTTCTCGCGTGACATCCCCGAATCGGTCGACGCAGGCATCCTGAGTGAAACAATGGGCCAGTGGCAAGACTTCTGGATCTCGCCAGCCATCATGGCCGCCGCCATCTTCGTCCTCTTCGCCGTAGCATTCTGGGACCGAACCAAAACCAGCGACGCAACCTCCCCAGGCGAACCTGAAGCCGCCGGCGAATAG